A part of Rhopalosiphum maidis isolate BTI-1 chromosome 3, ASM367621v3, whole genome shotgun sequence genomic DNA contains:
- the LOC113556819 gene encoding protein cornichon-like: MSFTFSAFTYIVAMISDAFLLFFSIFHIIAFDELKTDSKNPIDQCNSLNPLVIPEYMLHFFFNILFLFGGQWISFAINIPLMAYHIKRYHNRPVMSGFGLYDPTSIMNADKLYTYQREGWIKLSFYLFSFFYYLYGMIRALITV; encoded by the exons ATGTCTTTCACATTCTCAGCGTTCACTTATATCGTGGCCATGATATCagatgcatttttattatttttttcaatattccaT ataatTGCATTTGATGAACTTAAAACTGATAGCAAAAATCCAATAGATCAATGTAACAGCCTAAATCCA ttagtgATTCCTGAGTATATGCTACACTTcttcttcaatattttgtttttgtttggaGGCCAATGGATTTCATTTGCTATTAATATACCATTAATGgcttatcatataaaaag ataTCATAACAGGCCAGTTATGTCTGGTTTTGGTCTCTATGATCCTACAAGTATTATGAATGCTgacaaattgtatacatatcaaCGTGAGGGTTGGATAAAATTATCGTTTTATCTGTTTTCGTTTTTCTATTACTTATATGG AATGATACGGGCATTGATAACAGTTTAA